The following are encoded in a window of Fretibacter rubidus genomic DNA:
- a CDS encoding entericidin A/B family lipoprotein — protein MSKMIIKNVSIAVVTLAALATSACHTVEGVGKDLERAGDKAEEITRND, from the coding sequence ATGTCAAAAATGATTATAAAAAACGTATCCATTGCTGTTGTCACATTAGCAGCGCTTGCAACATCAGCCTGCCATACTGTCGAAGGTGTCGGCAAAGACCTAGAGCGTGCAGGTGACAAAGCTGAAGAAATCACGCGCAACGACTAA
- a CDS encoding aminopeptidase P family protein, protein MFQNFLVQGGPDFGQRNLPKLRAELSARGLDGFLVPHEDEYQNEYLPDCNERLMWVSGFTGSAGAAVVMADKAAVFVDGRYTIQLAAQVDADMFDYKRLEDNGVVNWLLETVSAGQKIGYDPKLHATSALNKLRKAVEKAGGALVAQDSNPIDTAWADRPAPPVTPVVIQPLDLAGEDHPSKRTRIAADIKDKGADAAVITAPASIAWLLNIRGGDVQCTPLPLSTAIIKSDGRVDLFINPAKLSDPVRVHLGNQVSLYEEDALAAALSDMTGQTVLVDPNVSSNWYVATLESAGAKVLSAQDPVALPKACKNSAEIAGTTEAHKRDGAALVEFLYWLDTTAQSGHVDEIDAATELERARAATGVLKDLSFETISGAGSNGAIVHYRVSEATTKKLSPGSLFLVDSGGQYVDGTTDVTRTVPIGTPTDEMAERFTLVLKGHIALATVRFPKGTTGSNLDALARMALWAKGLDYDHGTGHGVGAFLGVHEGPQRISKAPNSVALKPGMIVSNEPGYYKTDGYGIRIENLQYVHAPTDIEGGERPMMGFKTLTLAPLHRALIKTDMLSAAEHRYIDDYHASVWDSLKDRVDGDVLSWLEASCQPLA, encoded by the coding sequence ATGTTTCAGAATTTTTTAGTCCAAGGCGGGCCAGATTTTGGGCAGCGCAATTTGCCTAAATTGCGCGCTGAACTTTCCGCGCGGGGACTAGACGGATTTTTGGTGCCCCATGAAGATGAGTATCAAAATGAATATCTGCCCGATTGCAATGAACGGCTAATGTGGGTCAGCGGCTTCACAGGATCCGCAGGTGCCGCCGTTGTGATGGCGGATAAAGCCGCCGTTTTTGTCGACGGGCGCTACACCATACAACTGGCAGCGCAAGTCGATGCCGATATGTTTGACTATAAACGGTTAGAGGATAACGGCGTTGTCAACTGGCTGCTCGAGACTGTAAGCGCGGGTCAAAAAATCGGCTATGACCCGAAACTCCACGCGACCAGCGCGCTGAACAAACTCCGCAAAGCTGTTGAAAAAGCGGGCGGCGCATTAGTGGCGCAAGACAGCAACCCGATTGACACGGCGTGGGCTGACCGTCCCGCCCCACCCGTCACGCCCGTGGTTATTCAACCCCTAGATTTGGCCGGCGAAGACCACCCATCCAAGCGCACGCGTATTGCGGCTGATATTAAAGACAAGGGCGCAGATGCCGCCGTTATCACGGCGCCTGCGTCTATCGCGTGGCTTTTGAATATTCGTGGCGGCGATGTGCAATGCACGCCCCTGCCCTTGTCTACGGCCATTATCAAATCTGACGGACGGGTCGATCTGTTTATCAATCCCGCAAAGCTGTCAGACCCTGTGAGGGTTCATTTAGGCAATCAAGTCAGCCTATATGAAGAAGACGCGCTGGCCGCAGCTCTGTCTGATATGACGGGTCAAACTGTCCTGGTTGACCCGAATGTCAGTTCCAATTGGTATGTCGCCACATTAGAGTCCGCGGGTGCCAAAGTGCTATCTGCGCAAGACCCCGTCGCCTTGCCCAAGGCGTGTAAGAACAGCGCTGAGATCGCAGGGACGACCGAGGCCCATAAGCGCGACGGTGCAGCGCTAGTGGAATTTCTGTACTGGCTAGATACCACGGCGCAATCAGGCCATGTTGATGAAATAGACGCGGCGACAGAACTTGAGCGCGCGCGCGCAGCCACGGGCGTGTTAAAAGACTTAAGCTTTGAAACCATATCAGGCGCAGGCAGTAACGGCGCCATTGTGCATTACCGCGTGTCAGAAGCGACAACAAAAAAGTTAAGTCCTGGGTCGTTATTCCTTGTTGATAGCGGCGGTCAATATGTTGACGGCACGACGGATGTCACCCGCACTGTGCCGATTGGCACGCCCACAGATGAAATGGCGGAGCGTTTTACCCTTGTCCTGAAAGGCCACATCGCACTTGCGACTGTACGCTTCCCAAAAGGCACAACCGGCAGCAATCTTGACGCGCTGGCCCGTATGGCGCTTTGGGCCAAGGGTCTGGATTATGATCACGGCACAGGTCACGGTGTCGGCGCGTTCCTTGGTGTTCATGAAGGACCGCAACGCATATCAAAAGCCCCCAATTCGGTTGCGTTAAAACCCGGTATGATCGTGTCCAATGAACCCGGTTATTATAAAACCGACGGTTACGGTATCCGTATTGAAAACCTACAATATGTCCACGCGCCCACAGATATAGAGGGTGGAGAGCGACCGATGATGGGTTTCAAGACCCTTACACTCGCCCCGCTGCATAGGGCGCTGATTAAAACGGACATGTTATCCGCCGCTGAACACCGTTATATCGATGACTACCATGCGAGCGTTTGGGACAGCCTGAAAGACCGCGTTGATGGAGATGTTCTGTCTTGGTTAGAGGCTTCATGCCAACCACTGGCGTAA
- a CDS encoding M14-type cytosolic carboxypeptidase — MTAISITSAFDGGNIQVLDASDPTHIRLNIRPDNASDFYQWFYFRVTGGRDTDMTMVIENAKDAAFTGGWKDYQACASYDRETWFRVDTDYVDDQLVIKHAPEVDSVYYAYWAPYSMERHADLIAECGTHPDVSVDVLGLTVQGQTLDRIIVGTGPQTIWITARQHPGETMAEWWAEGFLARLLDDDDPVSRVLRAKATFHIVPNMNPDGSKNGNLRTNEAGANLNREWGVATIQSSPEVYYVTEAMNADRPKMVLDVHGDEALPYNFIAGAEGIPGYTDKQARDLAAFMNAYEMISPDFQTMHGYPLSKPGTGNMTFCTNWTAKAYDCLSMTLEMPFKDNADLPDEDYGWSPERAARLGAASLDAMLAVVDDL; from the coding sequence ATGACAGCTATTTCAATCACGTCCGCTTTTGATGGCGGCAATATACAGGTGCTTGATGCGTCTGACCCCACTCATATCCGCTTGAATATACGTCCCGATAATGCCTCTGATTTTTATCAGTGGTTTTATTTTCGGGTCACTGGCGGACGCGATACCGATATGACCATGGTGATTGAAAATGCCAAAGACGCGGCCTTTACAGGCGGTTGGAAAGATTACCAAGCCTGCGCCAGCTATGACCGCGAGACCTGGTTTCGCGTGGATACGGATTATGTTGATGATCAACTTGTGATCAAACACGCGCCAGAGGTCGATAGTGTATATTATGCCTATTGGGCCCCCTATAGCATGGAACGTCACGCCGATTTAATCGCCGAATGTGGGACGCATCCCGATGTGTCTGTTGATGTTTTGGGGTTAACTGTACAGGGGCAAACACTGGACCGTATTATAGTCGGGACAGGGCCGCAGACAATTTGGATTACAGCGCGACAGCATCCCGGTGAAACCATGGCTGAATGGTGGGCGGAAGGGTTTCTTGCACGCCTTTTGGATGATGATGACCCTGTGTCGCGTGTGCTGCGCGCGAAAGCGACCTTTCATATCGTGCCTAATATGAACCCTGACGGATCGAAGAACGGTAATCTTCGGACAAATGAGGCTGGGGCTAATTTGAACCGGGAGTGGGGTGTGGCGACCATTCAAAGTTCGCCAGAGGTTTACTACGTCACTGAGGCCATGAATGCTGACCGCCCGAAAATGGTGCTGGATGTGCATGGGGATGAGGCTCTGCCGTATAATTTTATCGCAGGGGCTGAAGGCATACCGGGCTATACCGATAAGCAAGCGCGGGATTTGGCCGCCTTTATGAATGCCTATGAGATGATATCGCCAGATTTTCAGACGATGCACGGCTACCCGCTCTCCAAACCTGGCACTGGGAATATGACGTTTTGTACCAATTGGACGGCAAAGGCCTATGATTGTCTGTCAATGACCCTTGAAATGCCGTTTAAAGACAATGCTGATCTGCCTGATGAGGATTATGGGTGGTCACCAGAGCGCGCCGCGCGATTGGGTGCGGCCTCACTGGATGCGATGCTTGCTGTTGTTGACGATCTATAG
- a CDS encoding M20/M25/M40 family metallo-hydrolase — protein MIKISQNQGKVRSSAAWLADLVAFDSRNGTGDEVALAQYMHDALNMFQPDTLVLRSVPRLRGKSDSAYVFASWGTPRILLNVHLDTVPSGKGWDADPLALRQLGDKLIGLGASDIKGAAAAIYAALGTVTPKDVAILFSGDEEHGSEVMPAFILSGDGAAISTAIVCEPTGCRVGRRHRGMLALSTTFTGPGGHSSLSDQTAAPLLQAARLAAAIGGYGDANRDFGEPPYKGLATNIGDIDCDGAYNVIPTTATLKFSLRPPPGDNVAARESDIRAIASGLYPDHPLDTIVAFPSFATKDLSAFAPYFGDFEPLDLPYWTEAAMLSDAGVNAVVYGPGDVDQAHKPNEFVTQTQLDTAQVVYARALSGDFLSRSD, from the coding sequence ATGATAAAGATTTCACAGAATCAAGGCAAAGTTCGCTCATCCGCCGCATGGCTTGCGGATTTGGTGGCTTTTGACAGCCGCAACGGTACAGGCGATGAAGTTGCGCTCGCGCAATACATGCATGACGCACTAAACATGTTTCAGCCAGATACGCTTGTTTTGCGGTCTGTGCCGCGCTTACGCGGGAAATCTGACAGCGCCTATGTTTTCGCAAGCTGGGGCACGCCGCGCATTTTGCTGAATGTACATCTTGATACTGTACCCAGCGGGAAGGGGTGGGACGCTGACCCGCTCGCTTTACGTCAATTGGGTGACAAACTTATTGGTTTGGGTGCGTCAGATATCAAAGGGGCTGCCGCCGCCATTTATGCCGCTCTTGGTACAGTGACACCCAAAGACGTGGCGATATTATTTAGCGGTGACGAGGAACATGGCAGTGAGGTTATGCCGGCCTTTATCCTAAGTGGTGACGGTGCCGCAATCTCTACGGCGATTGTCTGTGAACCCACAGGATGTCGTGTGGGTCGTCGTCACCGCGGTATGTTGGCCCTATCTACGACATTTACAGGGCCGGGCGGTCATTCATCGCTCTCAGATCAAACGGCTGCTCCTTTATTGCAAGCCGCACGTTTGGCGGCGGCCATTGGGGGATATGGTGATGCAAACCGTGATTTTGGCGAGCCACCTTATAAGGGCCTTGCGACAAATATCGGCGATATTGATTGCGACGGCGCCTATAATGTTATTCCGACAACGGCGACGCTAAAATTCTCCTTGCGTCCACCGCCCGGCGATAATGTTGCCGCTCGGGAAAGCGATATTCGCGCCATAGCGTCAGGGCTATATCCTGATCATCCGCTTGATACCATTGTGGCCTTTCCGTCTTTTGCGACCAAAGACCTGTCTGCCTTCGCGCCCTATTTTGGCGATTTTGAACCGCTCGATTTACCCTATTGGACCGAAGCCGCAATGCTATCTGATGCAGGCGTGAACGCGGTTGTGTACGGACCGGGTGATGTCGACCAAGCGCATAAACCTAATGAATTTGTGACCCAAACCCAGCTTGATACCGCCCAAGTCGTCTATGCACGCGCCTTATCTGGTGATTTTCTCTCAAGGTCCGACTAA
- a CDS encoding DUF2853 family protein encodes MAKAADYIEDVKRYDSGADEAVVQKICNYLGIALANRDSSLVSCSDETERNRVRDGYAAKKLGMGTSDAEAAIAAVCETMKGDRNKQRVTFYYLMAHNAGKLGDL; translated from the coding sequence ATGGCAAAAGCTGCCGATTATATTGAAGACGTAAAACGCTATGACAGCGGTGCCGACGAAGCCGTCGTGCAGAAAATCTGTAATTATTTGGGCATTGCGCTCGCTAACCGCGACAGCTCCCTTGTATCCTGCTCGGACGAAACTGAACGTAACCGCGTGCGCGACGGTTACGCCGCTAAAAAACTCGGCATGGGCACATCTGATGCCGAAGCCGCTATTGCTGCTGTTTGTGAAACCATGAAGGGCGATCGCAACAAGCAGCGCGTGACGTTCTATTACCTAATGGCGCATAACGCTGGCAAGCTGGGCGACCTCTAG
- the aspS gene encoding aspartate--tRNA ligase — protein sequence MHAYRSHTCGELRADHVGETVKLSGWVHRKREHANALFIDLRDHYGITQVVVYPTAEFYEAAKRCPSESVITVTGELLARDAEAVNAEIPTGDVELRADEMTIESAAAPLPLPVFGEQEYPEDIRLTHRYLDLRRETLHKNILMRGQVINSLRRRMIDQGFTEFQTPILTASSPEGARDFLVPSRLNPGKFYALPQAPQQFKQLIMVAGFDRYFQIAPCFRDEDARADRSPGEFYQLDVEMSFVTQEDVFQAIEPVMAGVFEEFADGREVQTPFPRIPYKESMERYGNDKPDLRIPFELTDVSEFFTDEALTGFGIFAKITKGGGKVIAIPAPQAAANQSRKFFDNMDKWAKKEMQAPGLGYARLKDADSGGVDSQDPVLKNFKPEHLAKLLDKMGLGAGDGIFFSAGKASDAYKLAGAARNKVGKDLDLIPEGVFKFAWIVDYPMFEWDEDNKKIDFSHNPFSMPQGGMEALEAADTNEKILDILAYQYDIVCNGVELSSGAIRNHKADIMYKAFDMAGYGPEVVEDKFAGMINAFKYGAPPHGGIAPGVDRIVMLLAGTDTIRDVILFPMNGQAQDLMMNAPAEVDGAQLRELGLKLLPIEPKA from the coding sequence ATGCACGCTTATCGCAGCCATACATGTGGCGAACTTCGCGCTGACCACGTCGGTGAAACTGTAAAATTATCTGGCTGGGTACACCGCAAACGTGAACATGCCAATGCGCTGTTTATTGATCTGCGTGACCATTACGGCATCACCCAAGTTGTGGTCTATCCCACGGCAGAATTTTACGAAGCCGCCAAGCGTTGCCCATCTGAATCTGTTATCACTGTGACGGGCGAACTTCTGGCCCGCGACGCAGAGGCCGTGAACGCTGAAATCCCTACGGGGGACGTTGAGCTTCGGGCTGATGAAATGACTATCGAGAGCGCCGCAGCACCTCTGCCACTCCCTGTCTTTGGCGAACAGGAATATCCCGAAGATATCCGCTTGACGCACCGCTATCTGGATTTGCGCCGTGAAACCTTGCACAAAAATATCCTCATGCGCGGGCAGGTGATTAACTCACTCCGCCGCCGTATGATTGACCAGGGCTTTACCGAATTTCAAACGCCAATCCTAACAGCCAGCTCGCCCGAAGGCGCGCGTGACTTCCTTGTGCCGTCACGGCTAAACCCTGGTAAGTTTTACGCCTTACCGCAAGCCCCACAGCAATTTAAGCAATTGATCATGGTTGCGGGCTTTGACCGTTATTTCCAAATCGCGCCCTGTTTCCGCGACGAGGATGCGCGCGCAGACCGTAGCCCCGGCGAGTTTTACCAGCTTGACGTGGAAATGAGCTTTGTCACCCAAGAAGATGTCTTTCAAGCGATTGAACCTGTTATGGCGGGCGTTTTTGAAGAATTTGCCGATGGCCGCGAAGTTCAAACCCCGTTCCCGCGTATTCCTTATAAGGAAAGCATGGAACGCTACGGCAATGATAAGCCTGACCTGCGCATCCCATTTGAGTTGACCGATGTGTCAGAGTTTTTCACCGATGAAGCCCTCACGGGCTTTGGCATCTTTGCCAAAATCACCAAAGGTGGCGGCAAAGTTATTGCTATTCCTGCGCCGCAAGCGGCCGCGAACCAATCGCGCAAGTTTTTTGATAATATGGACAAATGGGCCAAGAAAGAAATGCAAGCCCCGGGCCTCGGCTATGCTCGCCTTAAAGACGCAGATAGTGGTGGTGTTGATAGTCAAGATCCTGTTTTGAAAAACTTTAAGCCTGAGCATCTGGCAAAGCTTCTTGATAAAATGGGCCTTGGCGCGGGCGACGGGATTTTCTTCTCTGCTGGTAAAGCGTCTGACGCCTATAAACTCGCGGGGGCGGCACGTAACAAAGTTGGTAAAGACTTAGACCTCATCCCTGAGGGCGTGTTTAAATTTGCGTGGATTGTCGATTATCCCATGTTTGAATGGGACGAGGATAACAAGAAAATTGACTTCTCTCATAACCCGTTCTCTATGCCTCAAGGTGGTATGGAAGCGCTCGAGGCGGCAGATACGAATGAGAAAATCCTCGATATCCTCGCCTATCAATATGACATCGTCTGTAACGGCGTAGAGCTTTCATCGGGCGCGATCAGAAACCACAAAGCTGATATTATGTATAAGGCGTTTGATATGGCAGGCTACGGCCCCGAAGTCGTTGAAGACAAATTTGCCGGCATGATCAATGCCTTTAAATACGGCGCGCCGCCCCACGGCGGGATTGCCCCCGGCGTTGACCGTATTGTCATGTTGCTGGCGGGTACAGACACAATTCGCGATGTCATTCTGTTCCCGATGAACGGCCAAGCCCAAGACCTTATGATGAACGCTCCTGCCGAAGTGGACGGCGCGCAATTGCGGGAATTGGGGCTGAAATTATTGCCGATTGAACCGAAGGCGTAG
- the ligA gene encoding NAD-dependent DNA ligase LigA, producing the protein MVDVNDMSETQAKARLKAIAQEMKIADAAYYNDDAPLITDAQYDALRAENTAIEAAFPHLIRKDSPSNTLGAKPSGKFGKITHSVAMLSLDNAFTDADVTDFVIRVRKFLNHPDDAPLAFTAEPKIDGLSAALRYENGVLVSGATRGDGKVGEDVTANLRTVDNIPKTLSGQGWPDILEVRGEVYIDHADFDTMNVAQVAAGKEPYKNPRNAAAGSLRQIDPEVTRSRPLKFFAYTWGEVSEAFAATQMEAVAKFKAWGFDTNPEMRRHDTPDQMITHYHDIEEKRAALGYDIDGVVYKVDDLALQGADALKPTSRAPRWAIAHKFPAEKAITVVEKIEIQVGRTGSLTPVARLIPITVGGVLVSNATLHNEDEIERLGVKEGDKVQIQRAGDVIPQVIKVVEDMMGEPFKFPHTCPVCGSEAIRGVDSNTGQLEAKRRCQNNLGCPKQRIEGLKHFVARKAFNIEGLGEKQLEQFLDLKIISEPADLFKLENNNYGDLLSSKDGWGETSINNLFASINERREIPFDRFIFALGIPNIGITVAETVAEKYKNWDELLSAVDSVAMELQMLWFKHQNRLGQYSLKQFEEFFDALTAYTTVNALELSIWPEVQDIKGIGGQLIRLGMRNFAQQSSNFTGSKAIETVETVFTKRFKNSEKYPDKFERFMGYFGDWSAVLNEVEIAFAQLESFWKRELDLKTNSFLSDWHILSRETENTLRNSDTICRRIVPIPSIGPSIGLSLIQYCSSERNKKLVQNILDAGVKTVQNRAYIDVDQSSPVIGKTVVFTGKLEKFNRTEAQNKAKSLGAKVSGSVSAKTDILVAGPGAGNKLKKAADLGVQTLTEDEWLALIDGA; encoded by the coding sequence ATGGTAGACGTGAATGACATGTCCGAAACGCAAGCGAAAGCACGGCTAAAAGCTATTGCGCAAGAGATGAAGATCGCAGATGCGGCTTATTATAATGATGATGCGCCGCTAATTACTGACGCGCAATATGATGCGTTGCGGGCAGAGAACACAGCGATTGAGGCCGCCTTTCCGCACCTTATCCGCAAAGATAGCCCGTCAAATACACTGGGCGCGAAACCCTCTGGCAAATTTGGTAAAATCACACATTCTGTGGCGATGTTATCGCTGGATAATGCTTTCACAGACGCCGACGTCACGGATTTCGTCATCCGGGTGCGAAAGTTTCTCAACCATCCCGATGACGCCCCGCTCGCTTTTACCGCAGAGCCCAAAATTGACGGCCTGTCAGCCGCGCTTCGCTATGAGAATGGCGTGCTAGTGAGCGGAGCGACGCGGGGGGACGGCAAAGTCGGCGAGGACGTGACCGCCAATCTACGCACTGTCGATAATATCCCTAAGACGCTGTCAGGGCAGGGCTGGCCCGATATTTTGGAAGTGCGCGGCGAAGTTTATATCGACCATGCAGATTTTGACACAATGAACGTCGCCCAAGTCGCGGCGGGCAAAGAGCCCTATAAAAATCCGCGTAACGCGGCGGCAGGGAGCTTGCGCCAGATTGACCCTGAGGTCACGCGTAGCCGCCCGCTTAAGTTTTTCGCCTATACATGGGGGGAGGTCAGCGAAGCTTTCGCAGCCACGCAGATGGAAGCCGTGGCGAAATTTAAAGCCTGGGGGTTTGATACCAATCCCGAAATGCGCCGCCACGATACGCCCGACCAGATGATAACCCATTATCACGACATAGAGGAAAAACGCGCTGCCCTTGGTTATGATATTGACGGGGTGGTTTACAAAGTTGACGATTTGGCGCTGCAAGGTGCTGATGCGTTGAAACCTACAAGTCGCGCCCCCCGTTGGGCAATAGCCCATAAATTCCCAGCGGAAAAAGCAATTACTGTCGTAGAGAAAATTGAAATTCAAGTCGGTCGAACAGGGTCTTTGACGCCCGTCGCGCGACTTATTCCTATCACAGTTGGGGGTGTTTTAGTTTCAAATGCCACGCTCCATAATGAAGACGAAATAGAAAGGTTAGGCGTAAAAGAAGGGGATAAGGTCCAAATCCAACGCGCTGGTGACGTAATCCCACAGGTTATAAAGGTTGTTGAGGACATGATGGGGGAGCCATTTAAGTTTCCTCACACTTGCCCGGTATGCGGGTCTGAAGCTATTCGTGGTGTTGACTCCAATACGGGACAGTTAGAAGCAAAACGCCGTTGCCAGAACAATTTAGGTTGCCCTAAACAACGTATTGAGGGCTTGAAACACTTTGTTGCGAGAAAGGCTTTTAACATTGAAGGTTTGGGAGAGAAGCAACTTGAACAATTCCTAGATTTAAAAATAATCTCTGAGCCCGCTGATTTATTTAAGCTTGAAAATAACAATTATGGCGATTTGTTAAGCAGCAAAGATGGTTGGGGGGAAACAAGCATAAATAATCTGTTCGCGTCCATAAATGAACGCCGTGAAATTCCATTCGATAGGTTTATTTTTGCTCTAGGTATTCCCAATATTGGTATAACTGTTGCCGAAACCGTTGCTGAAAAATACAAGAATTGGGATGAATTATTATCAGCTGTAGATAGTGTTGCCATGGAATTGCAAATGCTATGGTTTAAGCATCAAAATCGATTGGGTCAGTACAGTCTTAAGCAATTTGAAGAGTTTTTCGATGCCCTAACGGCATATACGACTGTTAATGCACTCGAATTATCGATATGGCCAGAGGTACAAGATATTAAAGGTATAGGCGGGCAATTAATACGCCTTGGAATGCGAAATTTTGCACAACAATCATCGAATTTCACAGGGTCGAAAGCCATTGAAACGGTAGAAACCGTTTTTACAAAACGCTTTAAGAATTCAGAAAAATACCCTGATAAGTTTGAACGTTTTATGGGTTACTTTGGCGATTGGTCTGCTGTTCTAAACGAAGTTGAGATTGCTTTTGCTCAGTTGGAGAGTTTTTGGAAAAGAGAGCTCGACTTAAAAACAAATAGCTTTTTGTCCGACTGGCATATCCTTTCTCGTGAAACTGAAAATACTTTGCGTAATTCTGATACGATTTGCAGAAGAATTGTCCCAATTCCTTCAATAGGACCAAGTATCGGATTGTCGCTCATTCAGTATTGTTCATCAGAGCGCAATAAAAAGCTTGTCCAAAATATTTTGGATGCAGGTGTGAAAACGGTACAAAACAGGGCTTACATAGATGTAGACCAAAGCTCTCCCGTTATCGGTAAGACTGTTGTGTTTACTGGAAAGCTAGAAAAGTTCAACAGAACAGAAGCTCAAAATAAAGCCAAATCACTCGGTGCCAAGGTCTCCGGTTCTGTCTCTGCCAAGACCGATATTCTGGTCGCAGGGCCGGGGGCTGGGAATAAGCTAAAAAAGGCGGCGGATTTGGGCGTACAGACCCTCACTGAGGACGAATGGCTCGCGCTGATTGACGGGGCGTAA